The following are encoded together in the Eriocheir sinensis breed Jianghai 21 chromosome 28, ASM2467909v1, whole genome shotgun sequence genome:
- the LOC127004621 gene encoding MOB kinase activator-like 1 isoform X2 codes for MSFLFGSRASKTFKPKKHIPEGTHQYDLMKHAAATLGSGNLRSAVMLPEGEDLNEWVAVNTVDFFNQINMLYGTITEMCTEDSCPVMSAGPKYEYHWADGQTVKKPIKCSAPKYIDYLMTWVQDQLDDETLFPSKIGVPFPRNFQSNAKTILKRLFRVYAHIYHQHFSEVVQLGEEAHLNTSFKHFIFFVQEFQLIERKELAPLQELIDKLAAKDR; via the exons TGGGAGCCGGGCGAGCAAGACTTTCAAACCCAAGAAGCACATCCCTGAGGGCACCCACCAGTATGATCTGATGAAACATGCCGCCGCCACTCTTGGCTCTGGTAACCTGCGGTCGGCAGTCATGCTGCCTGAGGGGGAAGACCTTAACGAGTGGGTGGCGGTTAACA CAGTGGACTTCTTCAACCAGATCAACATGCTGTATGGGACCATAACAGAGATGTGTACGGAAGACTCGTGCCCTGTTATGTCTGCTGGACCCAAGTACGAGTACCACTGGGCTGACGGACAGACAGTCAAGAAGCCCATCAAGTGCTCAGCCCCCAAGTACATTGACTACCTCATGACATGGGTGCAAGACCAGTTGGATGATGAGACCCTCTTCCCCTCAAAGATAG GTGTACCATTCCCAAGAAACTTCCAGAGCAATGCCAAAACCATACTGAAGCGACTCTTCCGGGTTTATGCACACATTTACCACCAGCATTTCTCGGAGGTGGTGCAGCTAGGGGAAGAGGCCCACCTCAATACTTCCTTCAAGCACTTCATATTCTTTGTCCAA GAGTTTCAGTTGATAGAGCGGAAGGAGCTGGCACCCCTCCAGGAGCTGATTGACAAACTCGCTGCCAAGGACCGATGA